Proteins encoded in a region of the Oryctolagus cuniculus chromosome 10, mOryCun1.1, whole genome shotgun sequence genome:
- the LOC138844011 gene encoding large ribosomal subunit protein uL23-like yields MAPKAKKEAPAPPKVEAKVKALKAKKAVLKGVHSHKKKKIRTSPTFRRPKTLRLRRQPKYPRKSAPRRNKLDHSAIIKFPLTTESAMKKIEDNNTLVFIVDVKANKHQIKQAVKKLYDIDVAKVNTLIRPDGEKKAYVRLAPDYDALDVANKIGII; encoded by the coding sequence atggcgccgaaggcgaagaaggaagctcctgcccctcctaaagtcgaagccaaagtgaaggccttgaaggccaagaaggcagtgctgaaaggcgtccacagccacaagaagaagaagatccgCACGTCCCCCACCTTCCGGCGGCCCAAGACGCTACGCCTCCGACGGCAGCCCAAATACCCTCGGAAGAgcgcccccaggagaaacaagcttgaccactctgccatcatcaagttccccctgaccacggagtcggccatgaagaagatagaagacaacaacacactggtgttcattgtggatgtcaaggccaacaagcaccagatcaaacaagctgtgaagaaactctatgacattgatgtggccaaagtcaacaccctgatcagaCCTGACGGAGAGAAGAAGGCGTATGTGCGGCTGGCTCCGGACTATGATGCTCTGGacgttgccaacaaaattgggatcatctga